The following are encoded together in the Cohaesibacter gelatinilyticus genome:
- a CDS encoding DMT family transporter, giving the protein MVSFLRIVPASTLIVAIGALVGVSITLSKIATNAGTPALTALFWQLLVATIVLMAMGLASGKRLQLTPQYLFYYLGAGLLGISLPGFVGYTVLGKVSVSIYSVLITLSPIFTFIVSSVVERKILPLHRLLGILVGLTGISMITTTGLDLADTGFLWIGVAILGPLFLALGNVFRSKAYPSSGNPTMMATGALLSQLLLVWPVLFLIGEPSGVEPTSSPAQLAMIGVGLVTAFSYLLTFEVQSRADGVSFAQVGYFATLFGIAFGALIFGEVIAPSLVFSLAILFLGLAISNGHLNPRQLYARLTGEKAC; this is encoded by the coding sequence ATGGTTTCATTTCTACGGATCGTACCGGCGTCAACATTGATTGTCGCAATTGGGGCACTAGTCGGCGTAAGTATCACGCTCTCCAAAATCGCTACCAATGCAGGAACCCCTGCGTTGACAGCACTGTTCTGGCAATTGCTGGTAGCGACAATTGTACTGATGGCAATGGGATTGGCCTCCGGCAAACGCTTGCAACTCACGCCACAATATCTTTTTTATTATCTAGGAGCAGGTTTATTAGGCATCAGTTTGCCGGGTTTTGTTGGCTATACCGTTTTAGGGAAAGTTTCGGTTAGCATTTACTCAGTGCTCATCACTCTCTCACCGATTTTCACCTTCATTGTCTCCTCGGTCGTTGAGCGAAAAATACTTCCCCTGCATCGCCTTTTAGGAATTCTTGTCGGATTGACCGGCATAAGCATGATAACGACCACAGGTTTGGATCTGGCCGATACCGGTTTCCTATGGATTGGTGTTGCGATACTAGGGCCATTGTTTCTCGCGCTTGGTAATGTTTTTCGCAGCAAGGCCTATCCATCAAGCGGTAATCCAACAATGATGGCTACCGGCGCATTGCTCTCGCAACTTCTTCTTGTTTGGCCCGTTCTGTTTCTCATTGGTGAGCCGTCCGGTGTCGAACCAACATCATCACCGGCACAGCTTGCAATGATTGGTGTTGGTCTTGTCACGGCATTTTCCTACCTTCTGACGTTCGAAGTCCAAAGCCGCGCTGATGGTGTGAGTTTTGCCCAGGTTGGATACTTTGCCACCCTTTTTGGAATTGCATTTGGAGCACTCATATTCGGCGAAGTCATTGCCCCATCACTGGTGTTTTCACTGGCAATTCTGTTTTTAGGACTTGCGATATCAAACGGCCATCTGAATCCAAGACAATTATATGCCCGTCTAACAGGTGAGAAGGCCTGCTGA
- a CDS encoding transporter substrate-binding domain-containing protein has protein sequence MMNWTKCALGLTAVIAFTSFAQAGEVLDKVMADKTMIVATNSEYPPASYLNSEGKFDGFDVDVAKELAKRLGVQATFINPAWEAITSGKWGGRWQMAIGSMTPTPARAQVLDFPAVYYFTPAAFYVHQKASYESLKDLNGKKIGASAGSTYESYLNKTLKLDEAYSPPFDYLVEPGEIRTYETDTNAMDDLRLGDGVRLDAGISSVPNIHEAIKNNYPLRILGEPVFFEPLAVVVAKGDKEFSQKTGAIVEEMRADGTLKALSIKWFGADLVSTKAK, from the coding sequence ATGATGAATTGGACGAAATGTGCTTTGGGGCTTACGGCTGTGATTGCCTTCACATCATTCGCACAAGCGGGCGAGGTTTTGGACAAGGTCATGGCTGATAAAACCATGATTGTGGCCACTAATTCCGAATATCCGCCAGCGTCTTATCTCAATTCCGAAGGAAAATTTGATGGTTTCGATGTAGATGTAGCCAAAGAACTGGCCAAGCGCTTGGGAGTTCAGGCAACATTCATCAATCCGGCTTGGGAAGCCATCACGTCAGGAAAATGGGGGGGGCGTTGGCAGATGGCTATCGGATCCATGACCCCGACCCCTGCTCGGGCGCAAGTGCTCGATTTTCCGGCCGTCTACTATTTCACACCAGCAGCATTTTATGTTCACCAAAAAGCATCTTACGAATCCTTGAAAGACCTCAATGGCAAGAAGATAGGTGCCAGCGCCGGATCCACCTATGAAAGCTATCTCAATAAAACCTTAAAGCTGGATGAGGCCTATTCTCCGCCTTTTGACTATCTCGTCGAACCAGGCGAGATCCGTACATATGAAACCGATACCAATGCAATGGATGATTTGCGACTTGGCGATGGTGTACGTTTGGATGCCGGCATTTCGTCGGTTCCAAACATTCATGAAGCGATCAAGAACAATTATCCTCTGCGTATTCTCGGAGAACCGGTTTTCTTCGAACCATTGGCTGTGGTCGTTGCAAAAGGTGACAAGGAATTCTCACAAAAAACAGGTGCCATAGTCGAAGAAATGCGAGCGGATGGAACACTGAAAGCCTTGTCGATCAAGTGGTTTGGCGCAGATCTCGTGTCCACTAAAGCGAAATAA
- a CDS encoding carbon-nitrogen hydrolase family protein has translation MKVIKPQVGPKNVPDQDHLIIGVCQMAPIFLNRQATLDKAIDQIELAAKEGCELITFGEALVPGYPFWLALTDAARFNDDKQKAIHSLYLEQGVTIERGDLADVQAAAKRNKIAIYLGIMERALDRGGHTLYCSLVYIDNQGQIASVHRKLHPTYEERLAWGSGDGHGLRTHSLGAFTLGGLNCFENWMPLSRAALYAQGENLHIGVWPGGLHNTYDLTQVLAKEGRSYVVACSGLMRKSDCPADMPSLEEILDNSGEFMANGGSCIANPDGTWLIEPVIEEEALLVAEIDHAKVRQERQNFDLAGHYSRPDVTRLVVNRQRQGLATFEDE, from the coding sequence ATGAAAGTCATCAAGCCTCAGGTAGGACCGAAAAACGTTCCAGACCAAGATCACCTGATAATCGGGGTTTGCCAAATGGCACCGATCTTTCTGAACCGTCAGGCGACGTTGGATAAGGCGATTGATCAGATCGAGCTGGCAGCAAAAGAAGGTTGTGAACTGATTACTTTTGGTGAGGCATTGGTGCCGGGCTATCCGTTCTGGCTCGCTCTGACAGATGCGGCCCGCTTCAATGATGACAAACAAAAAGCCATTCATTCTCTATATCTTGAACAGGGTGTAACCATTGAGCGAGGCGATCTTGCCGATGTGCAAGCCGCTGCCAAGCGAAACAAAATTGCTATATATCTGGGCATCATGGAACGCGCGTTGGATCGTGGTGGCCATACGCTTTATTGTAGCCTGGTCTATATTGACAACCAGGGACAGATCGCCTCCGTCCATCGCAAGCTTCATCCAACCTATGAAGAGCGCTTGGCTTGGGGCAGCGGGGATGGACATGGTCTTCGCACCCATTCATTGGGTGCCTTCACACTTGGGGGCTTGAACTGTTTCGAAAACTGGATGCCACTCTCACGCGCTGCGCTTTACGCACAAGGTGAAAATCTTCATATCGGCGTCTGGCCGGGTGGATTGCACAACACCTATGATCTGACGCAAGTGCTCGCCAAGGAAGGCCGTTCTTATGTTGTGGCTTGTTCTGGCCTGATGCGCAAAAGTGACTGCCCTGCGGATATGCCTTCATTGGAAGAAATCCTCGATAATTCCGGGGAATTCATGGCCAATGGTGGCTCTTGCATTGCCAATCCAGACGGAACTTGGCTGATTGAACCTGTGATTGAGGAAGAAGCTCTGCTTGTCGCCGAAATCGACCATGCCAAGGTGCGCCAGGAACGTCAGAACTTTGATCTGGCTGGCCATTACTCACGTCCTGACGTTACACGTCTTGTTGTCAATCGCCAGCGCCAAGGCTTGGCCACATTTGAGGATGAATGA
- a CDS encoding glutathione S-transferase family protein yields MAKMLIDGELREKPKQTDGQFKRIPSGIRNRIEADPNARFPAEVGRYHLYLSRACPWCHGVELVIALKGISEALSVTWMDPISSENGWIIQQGGEDASSDMPNHEYLYQAYQHAEPKYTGAISVPLLVDKVTRQIVSTDSTDMMRMLNSAFDNLGAVDIDLYPDPLSGEIDRITSLIQEPIRNGVYRAGFATTQEAYCQAVVELFEGLDMIETILANRQYLAGSDLTEVDLKLFPTLVRFDAVYVTHFKTDHKRIADYPNLSRYMCALAQLPDVVTTIDMQHIREHYFRSHRHINPSGITSIGPISQFREAKIAIGA; encoded by the coding sequence ATGGCCAAAATGCTTATAGACGGTGAATTACGCGAAAAACCGAAACAGACAGATGGTCAGTTTAAAAGGATCCCAAGCGGAATACGTAATCGGATTGAAGCGGATCCAAATGCAAGATTTCCGGCAGAGGTTGGCCGATATCACCTTTATCTTTCCAGAGCTTGTCCTTGGTGTCATGGCGTGGAATTGGTGATTGCCTTGAAGGGGATCAGCGAAGCCTTGAGCGTGACCTGGATGGATCCAATCTCATCCGAGAACGGATGGATTATTCAACAAGGCGGAGAAGATGCCAGTTCAGACATGCCAAACCACGAATATCTGTATCAAGCCTATCAACATGCAGAACCCAAATACACCGGAGCAATTTCAGTACCACTGCTCGTTGACAAAGTAACCAGGCAGATTGTTAGCACCGATTCAACAGACATGATGCGCATGCTAAATTCGGCCTTTGACAATTTGGGTGCCGTCGACATTGATCTGTATCCAGATCCTTTGTCAGGGGAAATTGACCGGATCACATCTCTGATCCAGGAACCAATAAGAAATGGCGTTTACCGTGCAGGATTTGCCACAACACAAGAAGCCTATTGTCAGGCCGTAGTCGAATTGTTCGAAGGTCTGGACATGATTGAAACCATTTTGGCAAACCGGCAATATTTGGCAGGGTCAGATCTCACGGAAGTCGATTTAAAGCTATTCCCAACGCTCGTTCGGTTTGATGCTGTCTATGTCACGCATTTTAAAACCGATCACAAAAGAATTGCCGACTATCCCAACCTTTCTCGCTACATGTGCGCATTGGCTCAGCTACCAGACGTTGTGACTACCATCGATATGCAGCATATTCGAGAGCATTATTTCAGAAGTCATAGGCACATAAACCCATCAGGTATTACATCCATCGGTCCTATCTCGCAGTTTCGGGAAGCCAAAATCGCGATCGGAGCTTAG
- a CDS encoding LysR family transcriptional regulator, whose product MDTDFLRSLVLVAEKGSIAEAARIDHMTPAAVGQRIAALERQMGCVLLDRMGHRAKPTQACLNLLPRARQILEDVSLLASDLDDQGLSGQLNFGVISTAMSGYLPKVMRDLRQQAPDIHLTISPGTSRALYEDVQTRDIDVALLVEPPFALSKALQFFPIALEPLCHISPEPLKDASEKTIARSIMSSSYICYDRQSWGGRIAAQYLNDFGLMPDILCDLDGPDSILHMVREGMGTSLLPLWPGVMLDTSDFHVTIIRNVRYARPVGLLSTRVGEKTPMINLLQQSLMPAPKLR is encoded by the coding sequence TTGGATACGGATTTTCTCCGCTCTTTGGTGCTGGTTGCAGAGAAAGGGTCCATCGCGGAAGCCGCACGGATAGATCATATGACCCCCGCTGCTGTCGGTCAGCGCATTGCTGCACTTGAGCGTCAGATGGGATGTGTCCTTCTTGATCGCATGGGTCATCGCGCCAAACCGACGCAAGCTTGCCTCAACCTGTTGCCCAGAGCTCGACAAATTCTGGAAGATGTTTCCCTGCTCGCCAGCGATCTGGATGACCAGGGTTTGAGCGGCCAGTTAAACTTCGGAGTCATCTCGACGGCCATGAGTGGCTATCTGCCAAAGGTGATGAGGGATCTACGCCAGCAGGCTCCAGATATTCATCTGACCATCTCACCTGGCACTTCCAGAGCCTTGTACGAGGATGTGCAGACACGCGATATCGATGTTGCGCTTTTGGTTGAACCACCTTTTGCGCTGTCCAAAGCTCTGCAATTCTTTCCAATCGCGCTCGAACCTCTTTGCCATATATCTCCTGAGCCATTGAAAGATGCCAGTGAGAAGACGATAGCCCGGTCCATAATGTCTTCTTCCTATATTTGCTATGATCGGCAGAGTTGGGGAGGAAGAATTGCCGCACAATATCTGAACGACTTCGGATTGATGCCGGATATTCTATGCGACCTGGATGGTCCTGATTCCATTCTTCATATGGTGCGTGAAGGCATGGGGACATCCCTGTTGCCATTATGGCCGGGCGTCATGCTAGACACGTCAGATTTCCATGTAACGATCATTCGCAATGTTCGCTATGCTCGACCTGTTGGATTGCTCAGCACCCGTGTGGGGGAGAAAACACCGATGATCAATCTGCTTCAACAAAGCCTGATGCCTGCTCCCAAACTGCGTTAG
- a CDS encoding glutathione S-transferase family protein, which yields MTYKLYWYPGSAAMAPHAILHDIGKDFELIEAKGAFLKSADYLRKNPNGTVPVLVCENGETLYESAAICQFLAERHPETGLCPAIDDPCRGKYLQWMMHLTNTVQEAMTIWWHPDQYTNIPEVQAKLKYEAEARLAKLWQVLDGHLQENGPLLCGDRFFACDYYLAMLIRWTRDMREPGESFPYLNRLVSMAMARPAYKKMLQDQNITQNVLPDTIGTPSMDCQSEGEGFCD from the coding sequence ATGACATACAAGCTTTATTGGTATCCCGGCAGTGCTGCGATGGCACCCCACGCCATCTTGCATGATATTGGCAAAGATTTTGAGCTGATCGAAGCCAAAGGTGCTTTTTTGAAAAGCGCCGACTATCTAAGAAAAAACCCGAACGGGACAGTTCCTGTTCTTGTTTGTGAAAATGGCGAAACACTTTATGAAAGTGCCGCGATTTGTCAGTTTTTGGCAGAAAGGCATCCCGAGACTGGTCTTTGTCCTGCAATTGATGATCCATGCCGAGGGAAATATCTGCAATGGATGATGCATCTGACAAACACAGTCCAGGAAGCCATGACTATCTGGTGGCATCCGGATCAATATACCAACATCCCGGAAGTGCAGGCAAAACTGAAGTATGAGGCTGAAGCAAGACTGGCAAAACTTTGGCAGGTGCTTGATGGACACTTACAAGAAAATGGCCCTTTGTTGTGCGGGGACAGATTTTTTGCCTGTGACTATTACCTGGCAATGTTGATCCGCTGGACGCGGGATATGCGGGAGCCGGGTGAGAGCTTTCCCTATCTGAACCGACTTGTGAGCATGGCAATGGCGCGTCCGGCCTATAAAAAAATGCTACAAGATCAGAATATTACTCAGAATGTTCTACCAGATACGATAGGCACCCCTTCAATGGATTGCCAATCTGAAGGAGAAGGGTTTTGCGACTAA
- a CDS encoding nuclear transport factor 2 family protein: protein MKITTDNITKYTDLFADLYTAVDAKDADGVVRHVADDVTFKLGNFDQLTGRTIVKDANVAFFDTISGMHHTITGIWESGPMAFCEGLVRYTRKDLSEYEVPFATRLEIRSNEIKDYRIFVDISEL, encoded by the coding sequence ATGAAAATTACGACAGACAATATCACGAAATATACAGACCTTTTCGCAGATCTTTATACCGCAGTCGATGCAAAAGATGCGGATGGTGTCGTTCGACATGTAGCAGATGACGTAACTTTTAAGCTTGGCAACTTTGACCAGCTAACGGGGCGAACAATTGTTAAAGACGCGAATGTGGCCTTTTTTGACACAATAAGCGGCATGCATCACACAATTACCGGCATATGGGAAAGCGGCCCCATGGCATTTTGTGAGGGGCTCGTGCGTTACACACGAAAAGATCTCTCGGAGTATGAGGTACCTTTTGCAACGAGGCTGGAAATCCGGAGCAACGAAATTAAAGACTATCGAATCTTTGTCGATATTTCCGAGCTCTAA
- a CDS encoding metal-dependent hydrolase codes for MDSLTQAVLGGTIGYAVGGRQLGRKAALWGMGLGTLPDLDVLVSFSDPIEDFIYHRSWSHSLFLLTAISPVIGEGIRRLHKLPTSSRVTIMLMTWLVLITHPLLDSLTSYGTQLLWPLTNYPFAVSSVSIIDPVYTLPLLFATIWALIKGRPKIEGTIGSAGKISRVALILSTLYLGWGMLAQNQMQTRVEQQIAQGSEPDTSDPQILVTPSMGNSVLWYVLSVDDEKARYGWVSLLDADDQKIEWIDMDRNLDLLEEGSERPELVQSLMNFTHGFYALEQHAGNQILLKDLRMGIAPDFVFRFLIAKKEAEQLKWNQPTVQLQRQINPEAASFLWSRMQGR; via the coding sequence TTGGACTCTCTCACACAAGCTGTATTGGGCGGCACCATTGGATATGCCGTCGGCGGTCGTCAATTGGGTCGCAAGGCTGCGCTTTGGGGAATGGGTCTTGGCACCTTGCCTGACCTTGATGTTCTGGTTTCCTTTTCCGATCCGATTGAAGACTTCATCTATCATCGCTCATGGAGCCATTCGCTCTTCCTGCTCACCGCTATCAGCCCAGTGATCGGGGAGGGGATACGGCGTCTGCATAAACTCCCAACATCATCGCGTGTGACCATCATGCTGATGACATGGCTGGTGCTGATCACTCACCCATTGCTCGATAGTCTCACCTCATATGGGACGCAACTGCTCTGGCCGCTGACCAACTATCCATTTGCTGTCTCTTCAGTTTCGATCATCGATCCGGTCTACACACTTCCCTTGCTCTTCGCTACCATCTGGGCGTTGATCAAAGGACGACCGAAGATTGAAGGAACAATAGGAAGTGCAGGCAAAATCAGCAGGGTCGCGCTTATTCTTTCAACGCTTTATCTTGGTTGGGGCATGTTGGCTCAAAATCAGATGCAGACCCGTGTAGAGCAACAAATTGCCCAAGGCAGCGAGCCAGATACATCTGATCCGCAGATTCTCGTTACACCTTCCATGGGTAATTCAGTTCTTTGGTATGTTCTGTCAGTTGATGACGAGAAAGCCCGCTATGGTTGGGTGTCTCTATTGGATGCTGATGATCAAAAGATTGAATGGATCGATATGGATAGGAATCTGGATCTGTTGGAGGAAGGATCAGAACGACCAGAATTGGTTCAGTCCTTGATGAATTTTACTCATGGTTTCTATGCGCTCGAGCAGCATGCGGGAAACCAGATTCTTTTGAAGGACCTGCGCATGGGAATTGCACCGGATTTTGTCTTCCGCTTTCTCATTGCAAAAAAGGAAGCGGAGCAATTGAAGTGGAACCAGCCTACAGTGCAATTGCAGCGACAGATAAATCCTGAAGCAGCGTCCTTCCTCTGGAGCCGTATGCAAGGTCGATAG
- a CDS encoding LysR family transcriptional regulator, with amino-acid sequence MNMGDIPIIIAVAETQGFASAARRLGVSKSAVSKRITVVEQRLGAQLFHRSTRHISLTEVGARFYEHAIRSYEAAQEAEDCVSVLQSKPKGKLKINVPMSFGRLHISPLIADFLKIYPDIEIELIMDDRVVDLIEEGFDLAIRGGTLKDSSLVARKIAPITNILVASPDYIQAYGEPSSVKELMDHNCLQYTYSRDFQEWVFLSNGTTLSFRPNGNFRVNNGEALKETILNGLGIGRLPTFTVGGDLANGRLVQVLADYSMPRQMLYAIYPERRHLPPKVREFIDFLLERLGGDMPPWDQL; translated from the coding sequence ATGAATATGGGGGATATTCCGATAATCATTGCGGTTGCAGAGACCCAAGGGTTTGCTTCCGCTGCAAGGCGATTAGGGGTTTCGAAATCCGCAGTGAGTAAACGGATTACCGTGGTTGAACAACGCCTCGGTGCTCAATTGTTTCACCGGTCGACACGGCACATCAGTTTAACAGAAGTAGGAGCCAGATTCTATGAACACGCAATCCGTTCCTATGAAGCAGCGCAAGAAGCAGAGGATTGCGTTTCAGTCCTGCAAAGCAAGCCCAAAGGCAAATTGAAAATAAATGTACCGATGTCTTTTGGCCGGTTGCATATCTCACCATTGATTGCGGATTTTTTGAAAATCTACCCAGATATTGAAATTGAACTCATTATGGATGATCGCGTCGTCGATCTAATTGAAGAAGGATTTGATCTGGCGATACGAGGTGGGACTTTGAAAGATTCTTCTTTGGTCGCTAGAAAAATCGCTCCAATAACAAACATCCTTGTTGCCTCCCCAGACTACATCCAAGCTTACGGAGAGCCTTCCTCTGTAAAAGAGCTAATGGACCATAATTGTTTGCAATATACCTACAGTCGTGACTTTCAGGAGTGGGTATTTTTGTCCAATGGAACTACTCTATCCTTTCGGCCCAATGGCAACTTTCGCGTCAATAATGGAGAAGCGCTGAAGGAGACTATTCTCAACGGGCTTGGTATAGGCAGGCTACCCACCTTTACTGTTGGAGGGGATCTTGCAAATGGTCGCTTGGTTCAGGTACTTGCGGATTATTCAATGCCCAGACAGATGCTTTACGCAATCTATCCCGAACGCCGTCACCTTCCACCCAAGGTACGTGAATTCATTGATTTTTTACTGGAGCGTTTAGGCGGGGATATGCCGCCTTGGGATCAACTCTGA
- a CDS encoding VOC family protein, translating to MQSYFHLAFNVKDLDEARTFYCDMLGCTAGRSTDSWIDINFFGHQLSLHLGEPFPTAKTGKVGGHLVPMPHLGAILPLADWKKLAVRLEENGLEFVFPPFARFVGEPGEQHTMFFRDPSGNPIEIKGFADMSGIFAS from the coding sequence ATGCAAAGCTATTTTCATCTTGCCTTCAATGTGAAGGATCTGGACGAAGCACGAACTTTCTATTGCGATATGCTTGGCTGTACGGCTGGTCGTTCAACGGATAGCTGGATTGATATCAATTTCTTTGGCCATCAGCTCTCACTGCATTTGGGGGAGCCTTTTCCGACTGCCAAGACAGGCAAGGTGGGAGGTCATCTTGTGCCTATGCCGCATCTCGGCGCAATCCTGCCACTGGCCGACTGGAAAAAACTGGCGGTCAGGCTTGAGGAAAATGGGTTGGAATTTGTCTTCCCACCTTTCGCCCGTTTTGTGGGTGAGCCGGGTGAGCAACATACGATGTTTTTCCGTGATCCATCAGGCAATCCGATCGAGATCAAAGGATTTGCTGATATGTCCGGAATTTTTGCGAGCTGA
- a CDS encoding CbrC family protein: MEFKYFRKPSNFAFRTDTPKGCSICGMQGIWFDGSGFSGTKDIECVCEQCLTSGKLKELEIETNIVREYGNEDADEIVFATPSLPTWQDCVWPCIDERFLVFERIASKQDFANKDEFKSAHLPEVDAITDFDFLWDTLPDQQLKNYQEGGDISVYLFSNGDKKYWLWDAN; this comes from the coding sequence ATGGAATTTAAATATTTCCGTAAACCAAGCAACTTTGCTTTTAGGACAGATACCCCAAAAGGCTGTTCAATCTGTGGAATGCAAGGGATATGGTTTGACGGTAGCGGATTTAGTGGCACCAAAGATATTGAATGCGTTTGCGAGCAATGCCTGACCTCAGGAAAATTAAAGGAACTTGAAATTGAAACAAATATAGTGCGTGAATATGGTAATGAGGATGCTGACGAAATAGTTTTCGCCACACCTTCTCTTCCAACATGGCAGGATTGTGTTTGGCCATGCATTGATGAGCGATTTCTGGTATTCGAGCGCATTGCTTCAAAGCAGGATTTTGCGAATAAAGATGAGTTCAAGTCTGCGCATTTACCGGAAGTTGACGCCATTACAGACTTTGATTTCTTATGGGACACTTTACCTGATCAACAATTGAAAAACTATCAAGAGGGTGGCGACATATCTGTTTATCTATTTTCAAATGGAGATAAGAAATACTGGCTTTGGGATGCAAACTAA
- a CDS encoding amino acid ABC transporter permease, whose protein sequence is MANVFTLMQHASIRRVFLFIILFGLLINFDYPDNWDISGPVVAAIIAGLIMLNMHLVLYLPFRAQVVVFWFELLTLFMVFFYSFDLSYTFIIERLPLLIFTGIGYTLLVSALSIMIASGIALVGALMRLSNNGAAFAISTFYVSFFRGTPLLLQVYLIYLGLPQLGIILDAIPSGVIALSLCYGAYMTEIFRSGIQAVPKAQTEAALALGLKSWQIMLKVVLPQAIRIIIPPTGNNFIAMLKDSSLVSAMGVMELMYLARTLGRSEFKHFEMLITAALIYWFISFLFELLQGRLEKHFGKSMKR, encoded by the coding sequence ATGGCCAATGTCTTTACACTCATGCAACACGCGTCTATCAGACGCGTGTTCTTGTTCATCATCCTGTTCGGTCTGTTGATCAATTTCGACTATCCAGACAATTGGGATATATCTGGACCAGTTGTGGCAGCAATCATCGCCGGGTTGATCATGCTCAACATGCACTTGGTGCTTTACTTGCCTTTTCGTGCGCAAGTAGTGGTGTTCTGGTTCGAGCTCCTGACGCTGTTCATGGTGTTCTTCTATTCCTTCGATCTGTCCTATACCTTCATTATCGAAAGGTTGCCGCTGCTGATTTTCACGGGGATCGGATATACGCTTCTCGTCTCGGCACTGTCCATCATGATAGCCAGCGGAATCGCGCTGGTCGGCGCGCTTATGAGACTGTCGAACAATGGAGCGGCATTTGCCATCTCGACATTTTATGTTTCATTTTTTCGTGGGACACCATTGCTGTTGCAGGTCTATCTGATTTATCTGGGGTTGCCGCAACTGGGGATCATTCTGGATGCAATACCGTCTGGTGTTATTGCGCTCTCTCTTTGCTATGGGGCGTATATGACGGAGATATTTAGATCCGGTATTCAGGCAGTGCCCAAGGCACAGACCGAAGCCGCACTGGCATTGGGATTGAAATCCTGGCAGATCATGCTCAAGGTTGTGCTTCCACAAGCAATCAGAATTATCATCCCACCGACCGGAAACAACTTTATCGCAATGCTCAAGGATTCATCATTGGTCTCGGCCATGGGGGTGATGGAACTGATGTATCTCGCGCGCACTTTGGGAAGGTCAGAGTTCAAGCATTTTGAAATGCTGATCACCGCAGCACTCATCTATTGGTTCATCAGCTTTCTGTTCGAATTGCTGCAAGGCCGACTTGAAAAGCACTTTGGGAAATCCATGAAGCGTTAA